A genomic window from Gossypium hirsutum isolate 1008001.06 chromosome D12, Gossypium_hirsutum_v2.1, whole genome shotgun sequence includes:
- the LOC107945416 gene encoding mechanosensitive ion channel protein 2, chloroplastic isoform X3 encodes MHFVPYRNNAFRCHAFGVPAQILELPGVKAASISLTRSYNTLQASPLALKLIPAATIIIFSLYGVGPLIRRGRSLLLHKSDNSWKKSRTHYVTTSYVQPLLLWAGAILMCRTLDPLVLPTEASQVVKQRLLNFVRSLSTVLAFAFCLSSTIQQMQKFFMETSDSSDTRNMGFQFAGKAIYSAVWVAAVSLFMELLGFSTEKWLTAGGLGTVLLTLAGREIFTNFLSSAMIHATRPFVVNEWIQTKIEGYEVSGTVEHVGWWSPTIVRGEDREAVHIPNHKFTVNVVRNLSQKTHWRIKTHLAISHMDVHKISNIVADMRKVLAKNPQVEQQRLHRRVFLENINPENQALMILVSCFVKTSHFEEYLCVKEAILLDLLRVISHHRARLATPIRTVQKIYSDADLENIPFADSMYNHDGVQSNRPLLLIEPSYKINGEDRTKGRSSRPAGEQDGKTTVRPSADTKGDNKAGMIPKPDSKSKGTPSVEPKANAKIGETPSSDTKENFKATFEPTSDDKVLLKSPSKSVSKTNSNAAETSSSSPKVPDSISDDLLKNKKVTDKQQKNARQSSELENPSLTLQETGIDKAGGLREPFQSKQEDEKLPVSQPPMTRSALEENIVLGVALEGSKRTLPIDEGLTSSAVDAKEVASSSRNGNGSTAGDKKDGQILSTSKTPNNQ; translated from the exons ATGCATTTTGTTCCATACAGAAACAATGCCTTTAGGTGTCATGCTTTTGGAGTACCTGCCCAAATATTAGAACTGCCTGGTGTAAAAGCTGCATCTATTTCATTAACAAG GTCTTACAATACCTTACAAGCCAGTCCTCTTGCACTTAAGTTGATTCCAGCCGCTACTATTATAATTTTTTCCCTATATGGTGTTGGGCCACTTATTCGACGGGGTAGAAGCCTACTTCTCCAT AAGAGTGATAATAGTTGGAAGAAGAGTAGAACACATTATGTTACAACTTCTTATGTTCAACCTTTGCTGTTGTGGGCTGGAGCAATACTCATGTGCAG AACACTGGATCCATTAGTTCTCCCTACAGAAGCTAGCCAAGTTGTTAAGCAACGACTTTTAAATTTTGTAAGATCATTGTCAACTGTGTTGGCCTTTGCATTTTGCTTATCGAG CACGATTCAGCAAATGCAGAAATTCTTCATGGAGACGAGTGATTCCAGTGATACAAGAAAT ATGGGTTTCCAGTTTGCAGGGAAAGCTATATACTCTGCAGTTTGGGTTGCTGCTGTGTCATTGTTCATGGAGTTGCTGGGTTTCTCTACAGAGAAGTGGCTGACTGCTGGAGGTCTGGGGACGGTTTTGCTGACTCTTGCTGGTCGTGAG ATATTCACTAATTTTCTTTCAAGTGCAATGATTCATGCAACTCGACCTTTTGTTGTGAATGAATGGATTCAAACAAAGATTGAGGGATATGAAGTTTCTGGCACTGTTGAG cATGTTGGTTGGTGGTCACCAACAATAGTAAGAGGGGAAGATCGAGAAGCAGTTCACATTCCAAACCACAAATTTACTGTAAATGTTGTGAGAAATCTTAGTCAGAAAACTCATTGGCGCATTAAAACTCACCTGGCTATCAGTCACATGGACGTCCATAAAATTAGT AATATTGTTGCTGACATGCGCAAAGTCCTGGCTAAGAATCCTCAAGTTGAGCAGCAGAGATTGCACAGAAGAGTATTTCTGGAAAATATCAATCCCGAAAATCAGGCTCTTATG ATACTGGTGTCTTGTTTTGTAAAAACTTCCCATTTTGAAGAGTACCTATGTGTCAAG GAAGCTATACTTTTGGATCTCCTTAGAGTCATCAGCCATCACCGTGCCCGGCTTGCCACACCAATTCGCACTGTGCAGAAAATATATAGTGATGCTGACTTGGAAAATATTCCTTTTGCAGACTCGATGTATAACCATGATGGAGTACAATCTAACAGGCCTCTGTTACTGATTGAACCCTCTTATAAGATCAATGGTGAAGATAGAACAAAAGGCCGTTCTTCCCGTCCAGCTGGAGAGCAAGATGGTAAAACCACAGTGCGGCCTAGTGCTGACACTAAAGGAGACAACAAGGCAGGAATGATACCAAAGCCTGACTCCAAGTCCAAAGGAACACCATCTGTTGAACCCAAAGCTAATGCCAAGATAGGAGAAACTCCAAGCTCTGACACCAAGGAGAACTTTAAGGCCACATTTGAGCCGACATCTGATGATAAAGTGCTCTTGAAATCACCATCAAAATCTGTCTCCAAAACAAATTCTAACGCTGCAGAAACATCTAGTTCCAGCCCAAAAGTTCCAGATTCAATCTCAGATGATCTGCTAAAAAACAAAAAGGTCACTGACAAGCAACAGAAAAATGCTAGACAGAGCAGCGAGTTGGAGAACCCTTCATTGACCTTGCAGGAAACTGGTATTGACAAAGCAGGAGGATTACGAGAACCCTTCCAATCAAAACAGGAAGATGAGAAGCTGCCAGTCTCTCAGCCACCAATGACAAGATCTGCCTTGGAGGAAAATATAGTTCTCGGTGTAGCATTAGAGGGCTCGAAGAGAACACTACCTATCGATGAAGGGTTGACCTCATCTGCTGTAGATGCAAAAGAAGTTGCATCTTCAAGCCGGAATGGAAACGGATCCACTGCTGGGGATAAGAAAGATGGTCAGATTCTATCGACTTCAAAGACCCCTAACAATCAGTGA
- the LOC107945416 gene encoding mechanosensitive ion channel protein 2, chloroplastic isoform X2 has translation MSLSGSLQLSYDLGLCRNQVYKTKFKIVLGRGKLDLLSSDLSSRASFLQQHEQDVWRSSLSNKLYRPMHFVPYRNNAFRCHAFGVPAQILELPGVKAASISLTRSYNTLQASPLALKLIPAATIIIFSLYGVGPLIRRGRSLLLHKSDNSWKKSRTHYVTTSYVQPLLLWAGAILMCRTLDPLVLPTEASQVVKQRLLNFVRSLSTVLAFAFCLSSTIQQMQKFFMETSDSSDTRNFAGKAIYSAVWVAAVSLFMELLGFSTEKWLTAGGLGTVLLTLAGREIFTNFLSSAMIHATRPFVVNEWIQTKIEGYEVSGTVEHVGWWSPTIVRGEDREAVHIPNHKFTVNVVRNLSQKTHWRIKTHLAISHMDVHKISNIVADMRKVLAKNPQVEQQRLHRRVFLENINPENQALMILVSCFVKTSHFEEYLCVKEAILLDLLRVISHHRARLATPIRTVQKIYSDADLENIPFADSMYNHDGVQSNRPLLLIEPSYKINGEDRTKGRSSRPAGEQDGKTTVRPSADTKGDNKAGMIPKPDSKSKGTPSVEPKANAKIGETPSSDTKENFKATFEPTSDDKVLLKSPSKSVSKTNSNAAETSSSSPKVPDSISDDLLKNKKVTDKQQKNARQSSELENPSLTLQETGIDKAGGLREPFQSKQEDEKLPVSQPPMTRSALEENIVLGVALEGSKRTLPIDEGLTSSAVDAKEVASSSRNGNGSTAGDKKDGQILSTSKTPNNQ, from the exons TTCCTGCAACAGCATGAACAGGATGTTTGGAGAAGTTCACTCTCCAACAAATTGTACAGGCCAATGCATTTTGTTCCATACAGAAACAATGCCTTTAGGTGTCATGCTTTTGGAGTACCTGCCCAAATATTAGAACTGCCTGGTGTAAAAGCTGCATCTATTTCATTAACAAG GTCTTACAATACCTTACAAGCCAGTCCTCTTGCACTTAAGTTGATTCCAGCCGCTACTATTATAATTTTTTCCCTATATGGTGTTGGGCCACTTATTCGACGGGGTAGAAGCCTACTTCTCCAT AAGAGTGATAATAGTTGGAAGAAGAGTAGAACACATTATGTTACAACTTCTTATGTTCAACCTTTGCTGTTGTGGGCTGGAGCAATACTCATGTGCAG AACACTGGATCCATTAGTTCTCCCTACAGAAGCTAGCCAAGTTGTTAAGCAACGACTTTTAAATTTTGTAAGATCATTGTCAACTGTGTTGGCCTTTGCATTTTGCTTATCGAG CACGATTCAGCAAATGCAGAAATTCTTCATGGAGACGAGTGATTCCAGTGATACAAGAAAT TTTGCAGGGAAAGCTATATACTCTGCAGTTTGGGTTGCTGCTGTGTCATTGTTCATGGAGTTGCTGGGTTTCTCTACAGAGAAGTGGCTGACTGCTGGAGGTCTGGGGACGGTTTTGCTGACTCTTGCTGGTCGTGAG ATATTCACTAATTTTCTTTCAAGTGCAATGATTCATGCAACTCGACCTTTTGTTGTGAATGAATGGATTCAAACAAAGATTGAGGGATATGAAGTTTCTGGCACTGTTGAG cATGTTGGTTGGTGGTCACCAACAATAGTAAGAGGGGAAGATCGAGAAGCAGTTCACATTCCAAACCACAAATTTACTGTAAATGTTGTGAGAAATCTTAGTCAGAAAACTCATTGGCGCATTAAAACTCACCTGGCTATCAGTCACATGGACGTCCATAAAATTAGT AATATTGTTGCTGACATGCGCAAAGTCCTGGCTAAGAATCCTCAAGTTGAGCAGCAGAGATTGCACAGAAGAGTATTTCTGGAAAATATCAATCCCGAAAATCAGGCTCTTATG ATACTGGTGTCTTGTTTTGTAAAAACTTCCCATTTTGAAGAGTACCTATGTGTCAAG GAAGCTATACTTTTGGATCTCCTTAGAGTCATCAGCCATCACCGTGCCCGGCTTGCCACACCAATTCGCACTGTGCAGAAAATATATAGTGATGCTGACTTGGAAAATATTCCTTTTGCAGACTCGATGTATAACCATGATGGAGTACAATCTAACAGGCCTCTGTTACTGATTGAACCCTCTTATAAGATCAATGGTGAAGATAGAACAAAAGGCCGTTCTTCCCGTCCAGCTGGAGAGCAAGATGGTAAAACCACAGTGCGGCCTAGTGCTGACACTAAAGGAGACAACAAGGCAGGAATGATACCAAAGCCTGACTCCAAGTCCAAAGGAACACCATCTGTTGAACCCAAAGCTAATGCCAAGATAGGAGAAACTCCAAGCTCTGACACCAAGGAGAACTTTAAGGCCACATTTGAGCCGACATCTGATGATAAAGTGCTCTTGAAATCACCATCAAAATCTGTCTCCAAAACAAATTCTAACGCTGCAGAAACATCTAGTTCCAGCCCAAAAGTTCCAGATTCAATCTCAGATGATCTGCTAAAAAACAAAAAGGTCACTGACAAGCAACAGAAAAATGCTAGACAGAGCAGCGAGTTGGAGAACCCTTCATTGACCTTGCAGGAAACTGGTATTGACAAAGCAGGAGGATTACGAGAACCCTTCCAATCAAAACAGGAAGATGAGAAGCTGCCAGTCTCTCAGCCACCAATGACAAGATCTGCCTTGGAGGAAAATATAGTTCTCGGTGTAGCATTAGAGGGCTCGAAGAGAACACTACCTATCGATGAAGGGTTGACCTCATCTGCTGTAGATGCAAAAGAAGTTGCATCTTCAAGCCGGAATGGAAACGGATCCACTGCTGGGGATAAGAAAGATGGTCAGATTCTATCGACTTCAAAGACCCCTAACAATCAGTGA
- the LOC107945416 gene encoding mechanosensitive ion channel protein 2, chloroplastic isoform X1 → MSLSGSLQLSYDLGLCRNQVYKTKFKIVLGRGKLDLLSSDLSSRASFLQQHEQDVWRSSLSNKLYRPMHFVPYRNNAFRCHAFGVPAQILELPGVKAASISLTRSYNTLQASPLALKLIPAATIIIFSLYGVGPLIRRGRSLLLHKSDNSWKKSRTHYVTTSYVQPLLLWAGAILMCRTLDPLVLPTEASQVVKQRLLNFVRSLSTVLAFAFCLSSTIQQMQKFFMETSDSSDTRNMGFQFAGKAIYSAVWVAAVSLFMELLGFSTEKWLTAGGLGTVLLTLAGREIFTNFLSSAMIHATRPFVVNEWIQTKIEGYEVSGTVEHVGWWSPTIVRGEDREAVHIPNHKFTVNVVRNLSQKTHWRIKTHLAISHMDVHKISNIVADMRKVLAKNPQVEQQRLHRRVFLENINPENQALMILVSCFVKTSHFEEYLCVKEAILLDLLRVISHHRARLATPIRTVQKIYSDADLENIPFADSMYNHDGVQSNRPLLLIEPSYKINGEDRTKGRSSRPAGEQDGKTTVRPSADTKGDNKAGMIPKPDSKSKGTPSVEPKANAKIGETPSSDTKENFKATFEPTSDDKVLLKSPSKSVSKTNSNAAETSSSSPKVPDSISDDLLKNKKVTDKQQKNARQSSELENPSLTLQETGIDKAGGLREPFQSKQEDEKLPVSQPPMTRSALEENIVLGVALEGSKRTLPIDEGLTSSAVDAKEVASSSRNGNGSTAGDKKDGQILSTSKTPNNQ, encoded by the exons TTCCTGCAACAGCATGAACAGGATGTTTGGAGAAGTTCACTCTCCAACAAATTGTACAGGCCAATGCATTTTGTTCCATACAGAAACAATGCCTTTAGGTGTCATGCTTTTGGAGTACCTGCCCAAATATTAGAACTGCCTGGTGTAAAAGCTGCATCTATTTCATTAACAAG GTCTTACAATACCTTACAAGCCAGTCCTCTTGCACTTAAGTTGATTCCAGCCGCTACTATTATAATTTTTTCCCTATATGGTGTTGGGCCACTTATTCGACGGGGTAGAAGCCTACTTCTCCAT AAGAGTGATAATAGTTGGAAGAAGAGTAGAACACATTATGTTACAACTTCTTATGTTCAACCTTTGCTGTTGTGGGCTGGAGCAATACTCATGTGCAG AACACTGGATCCATTAGTTCTCCCTACAGAAGCTAGCCAAGTTGTTAAGCAACGACTTTTAAATTTTGTAAGATCATTGTCAACTGTGTTGGCCTTTGCATTTTGCTTATCGAG CACGATTCAGCAAATGCAGAAATTCTTCATGGAGACGAGTGATTCCAGTGATACAAGAAAT ATGGGTTTCCAGTTTGCAGGGAAAGCTATATACTCTGCAGTTTGGGTTGCTGCTGTGTCATTGTTCATGGAGTTGCTGGGTTTCTCTACAGAGAAGTGGCTGACTGCTGGAGGTCTGGGGACGGTTTTGCTGACTCTTGCTGGTCGTGAG ATATTCACTAATTTTCTTTCAAGTGCAATGATTCATGCAACTCGACCTTTTGTTGTGAATGAATGGATTCAAACAAAGATTGAGGGATATGAAGTTTCTGGCACTGTTGAG cATGTTGGTTGGTGGTCACCAACAATAGTAAGAGGGGAAGATCGAGAAGCAGTTCACATTCCAAACCACAAATTTACTGTAAATGTTGTGAGAAATCTTAGTCAGAAAACTCATTGGCGCATTAAAACTCACCTGGCTATCAGTCACATGGACGTCCATAAAATTAGT AATATTGTTGCTGACATGCGCAAAGTCCTGGCTAAGAATCCTCAAGTTGAGCAGCAGAGATTGCACAGAAGAGTATTTCTGGAAAATATCAATCCCGAAAATCAGGCTCTTATG ATACTGGTGTCTTGTTTTGTAAAAACTTCCCATTTTGAAGAGTACCTATGTGTCAAG GAAGCTATACTTTTGGATCTCCTTAGAGTCATCAGCCATCACCGTGCCCGGCTTGCCACACCAATTCGCACTGTGCAGAAAATATATAGTGATGCTGACTTGGAAAATATTCCTTTTGCAGACTCGATGTATAACCATGATGGAGTACAATCTAACAGGCCTCTGTTACTGATTGAACCCTCTTATAAGATCAATGGTGAAGATAGAACAAAAGGCCGTTCTTCCCGTCCAGCTGGAGAGCAAGATGGTAAAACCACAGTGCGGCCTAGTGCTGACACTAAAGGAGACAACAAGGCAGGAATGATACCAAAGCCTGACTCCAAGTCCAAAGGAACACCATCTGTTGAACCCAAAGCTAATGCCAAGATAGGAGAAACTCCAAGCTCTGACACCAAGGAGAACTTTAAGGCCACATTTGAGCCGACATCTGATGATAAAGTGCTCTTGAAATCACCATCAAAATCTGTCTCCAAAACAAATTCTAACGCTGCAGAAACATCTAGTTCCAGCCCAAAAGTTCCAGATTCAATCTCAGATGATCTGCTAAAAAACAAAAAGGTCACTGACAAGCAACAGAAAAATGCTAGACAGAGCAGCGAGTTGGAGAACCCTTCATTGACCTTGCAGGAAACTGGTATTGACAAAGCAGGAGGATTACGAGAACCCTTCCAATCAAAACAGGAAGATGAGAAGCTGCCAGTCTCTCAGCCACCAATGACAAGATCTGCCTTGGAGGAAAATATAGTTCTCGGTGTAGCATTAGAGGGCTCGAAGAGAACACTACCTATCGATGAAGGGTTGACCTCATCTGCTGTAGATGCAAAAGAAGTTGCATCTTCAAGCCGGAATGGAAACGGATCCACTGCTGGGGATAAGAAAGATGGTCAGATTCTATCGACTTCAAAGACCCCTAACAATCAGTGA